The following DNA comes from Blastocatellia bacterium.
TTAGAAAACAGTTAGAAGATTATAACTTTTTGGGAGTTGTTTATAAAGTTAGTTAGATAGCTATTTTTAAGATCATTAATCAATAATTTCTTTAACTCTACCTACTTCGCCTGTTTGAATGCGAACTTTAATTCCATGTGGATGATAAGCAGATTTTGTCAAAATATCTTTAACAATTCCTTGGGTAGTTTTGCCTGTTCGTTGGTCTTGTTTTAGCACTATATTTACTTTAAGACCTGGGGTTATTTCTTTATTTTGTTGGTTTCTCATCTTTTAAGATTCCTTATTTATCTTTTTAGTCACTTTATTTTCTTTCCATTCTTTGTAGCGTTTTTGAGTAGCTTCTGAGCTTAAAGGTTTGGCGAGTTTTTGAAAGATATTACTTAGTGCTGCTGCTCCAGTTATGGCTAAACCAATAAATAAACTAAGAACAATTGCTAGAGGAATAAAAACTATTTTGCTTGAAATTGGCAGTCCACTTTGGAAAAATAAACTGCCTACAAAGCCTAGAATAACAGAAAGAATAACAATCTTTTTTTCTGTGCTGCCAAAATATTTGTTTGAAGATAAAAACTTTTGCATCCCATCTGCAAAACTAGAAGCATTAAGATCTAGTGCTACATGTGGGTGCTGGGATTTGTTTTTTTTGTTATAGCCACAATGTACACAAGTTTTAGTGTGACGTGTAATTAGATAGCTTTTGCCGCATACATCACATTTTTTAGTAATAATGTCTTTTTCTAGTGCATATTGTGGCATAATTAATTTAACTTACAGCTTACTAGCTAAGATATTTACTTTCTTTTGATCTTTTTACCTGCTTTTTGCAACAATTCTTCATATTGAAGTTTGCCATTAGCATTGTCTCCTGCTAAAAAATAACAAAACGATAAACGATAAATTGCATCTACATAATCAGGATAAATACTTGTAGCTTGTTTGTAACTATTGATTGCAGCCAAGTAATTTTTTTGTTTTTCCAACTTCTTTCCTTCATTAAATGATGTCTTAGCTTTAGTTAACACCATAGAAAGCAAATTGTTTCCTTTTTTAGTTGCTTCAGGGGTATTTAATTTTAAGTAGCCTTGACTGATTTTATATTGAAGATCAGGATAATTGTTATTGTCTGATAAAGTTTCATAAGCCGCAATAGATTCTTCATATTTTGAAGTTTGGAAATAACTATTACCTAGTTTATAAACATTGTCTTTGTCGTCTGGACTTAATGAGCGAATTTTTTCAAGTATGGTTATTGCTGATGAATAATCTTTTAAGCTTAAATAACTATTAGCTAAATATTGATAAGCTTCAAGGCGATCAGGAAATAAAGATACTATTTTTTTTAGAAGAGGAGCAGCGGCATCAAACTTCTCTAATCTGTAATAAGCAATACCTAATAAAAACTCTGCTTCAGGGTAATTTGGTTTGATTTTTATAGCCTTGTTTAAAGGGTCAACAGCTTTTGTAAAATCTCCTAGTCTTGTATGTGTTGCACCTAATTGATAATGTGCTTCTGCTAATTCTGGTTTAAGTTGGATAGCTTTGCTAAAAGCTGATATTGCTTCATTAGTTTTATTTAAGGTTAAAAAATTAAGTCCTAAATGATAATAAGCTTCTGGATAAGCTTCATTATTTTTAGTTGCTGTAGTCAAAGTTGCTACAGCTTCTGTGGCTAGGTTTAAGCGTTGATAGTTTTTGCCTAGTGCAAAATGTGCTTCTGCAAAATCATTTTTAACTTGTATTGCTTGACGGTAATAATCCATTGCTTGGGAAATATCGCCTTTTTGCTCATAGGCTTGAGCAAGGCTAAAGAAAACTTTTGCTGAATTAGGAGAAAATTCTAAAGATTTATTAAAAGAATCTATGGCTTGAGTATAATTTCCTGATTTGAGGTCTGATAAACCTATACGATGATAGCTATCAGCAATTTCTATTTTAATTTGTGGTTCTTGATTAATATTAAAAGCGTCTTTGTAGGCACTAATAGCTTCTCTATAACGTTCAGCTTTTGCTTCTCTTAGTCCAATGCGATGATAAGTTGTTGCAACTTCTGATTCAATCTGTTTTGTTAGTGCAATTTGTTCAGCTAAGTTATTTTGATGTTCTAGAACTTTTCTAAAAGAAATAATAGCCTCGTTTAATAAACCTTCTTCACGTTGTGCAATGGCTAATCTATAATAGGCATCAGCAAGTTCAGGTCTGACCTTATCGCTAATTTCTACTTTTGTAGTTATTGCTTGTAGAAAAGTTTGAATTGATGGTTGATACTGACCAGTTTCTTTTTGAACCCGCCCTTGTTTAAGAAGTGAAAGAGCCTCTACAAGCTTAAAATCAATTTCTTCCTCTGTGTTATTAGCCACTTTATCCGCAGGGTTATCTATTACAACACCTGTTGCAGAAATCACTTTTGGCTGAGGTGGCTTGCTGGGTTTGTTTTTAGATTGTTTAGATTGTTTATTAGTTGATTGACTGTAAACATCCATATTAGAACTAGTTAAAGAGAATATTAATATTAGTGCAAATAGTTTAGTAAGATGGAGAGTTATTTTTGGTTGGGACGAGAAATTTTTGTTTTTGGTCATTATTTTATCTCAGCTTATTGGAATTAAATTAATTTTATTTAGGGTCTAAGAGCTTGAAGATTTTTACATATTTCTTCTTTGCTGAGAAGTCAAGCTGTCAAATAAATAAGCTAAATATCTGAACAATAAACAGATAGGATAAACAAAGCTTATATTAACTAAAAATAAAACTAATAAAAATTTAATAATTGCTCGATAAAACTAACTAAAACTAGAAAAAAATCTTTTAGTTTTAGTTAATTATTTTATTGCTAAAAACTTCCTATTGGCTTATAAAACTTTCTGTATAGTATATAAGCTACTAGGTGCTTATCAAATAGAAAGTAACTTAGTATATATCTATACAAAAGCAGGTATAAAGATAGGTGATTTACTAGAAATAATACTGTTTTGGCTAAAGAGGGGTTAATATGTGGTTTATTGAAATAATAGCATATATTGCAGCGTTATTTTTCTTAGTCAAAGGTTTACAATATGCAATTGTTTGGGCTAGATTGATGCAGAGAAGAAACCAATTACCTTACAATGAATGTGTTGATAGTTCTCAAGTTCCAGAAAATCTTAATCCTATTTGGGCCCAAACACACAAAGCTTTAGATTCTTTGGGATTTCAATATGCTTACTCACAAAAAGCGACTCAAACAAATAAAGTAGCTTTTTACCAAATATATGTGCATCCAAATATTCCTGCTTTTGCTTCTGTTAGTTCTACTTTACTGCCTGGCTGGATACGCTCTTTTGATGTTATTTTTACTTCAATTTTTGATAATGGAAAGACAATGATTACTACAGATTGTTTAGATAATATTACTTTACCATTACCAAAAAACTTTCAAACTAACACTTATTATTTTGCAGATTTATCAAAACAATGGTTAGTTCATCAACAATGGATTAATCAGATAAGACAAAAAGAGGACACAGAAGCTATTTATTGCACTGTTGAGGAATTTTTACAAAATCAAAATAGCTTTGCAAAAGAAGCTCTTTCTTATCAAATTGAAAATGGTTGGGCCGTAGAAGTAGGCTCAGAAGGGGAATGGCGATATAGTGCTAAAGGGGCAGCAAAACTACTTGCACCTATTTTTTATGTTAGTAAAAAATTAACAGAAATATCTAAAAAAATATCTAAAGAACAGTCTAAAAATATTACAGAAAATAAAAGTAATGTATCAGATAGTACCAGTTTTTTAGGTGAATCAAATACACAAGCCCAATTAAACGCAGATATTCTAGCTTTTGAGCAAGCTATTGCAGATGAAAATAATCGGGTGAAGTGGGGTTGGGTGACTAAGGCAGGATTATTTTTAGTAAGTGTGGTAGTAGCTGCTCTAGCCTTTGGTATAAGTTTTTCATGGCAAACAGTGTTTATATTGCTTGGAGTTTTACTAATACATGAGTTAGGTCATTTAGCAGGAATGGTTTTATTTGGATTTAAGGATACTCAAGTATTGTTTTTACCTTTTTTAGGGGCCGTAACTATTGGAGATAAAGAAGATGCTACACCACTGCAAAAACTAGTTATTTATTTACTTGGGCCTGTTCCTGGGGTAATAGGTGGTTTTGTAGCTGCATATATTTACTTAATTACTTTCAATGAACTTTGGTATGAAATAGCACTAATTTCTATTATTCTTAATTATATTAACTTACTACCTATTTTACCGTTGGATGGTGGGCGAGTCTTAGAAGCCTTGGTTTATGTACGTTTTCCAAGAGCGCAAACAGTAATTTATATAATAAATTCTCTAGTCCTATTTTTAGCTTGGTGGTTACTTAATGATAAAATCATACTATTTTTAGCTATTAGTACTATTATTAGCTTGCCTGTGCAGTGGCAATTTTCTATTGCTGCAAGCCGAATAAATAGGCTTTTGCCAAAAGAGCATGATCGTAAAATTAGATTGCAAACTATTTTTCAAGTCTTGACTGCACCTCCATTTATTAAACAAACCTGGGCAGAACGTTATTTACTAGCAAAAAAGCTAGTTTCACATTTTTCTAATGTAATGCCTACAGTTAAAGTAATGATAATAGGAGGTTTTATCTATTTATTAATGTTAGGTTTACCAATTTATGGATTGATTGGTTGGGTAGCAGTTGATTGGTGGTCAGCACGTAATTACACATCCACAAATACATCTATAGAAGAACCAATAGAAAAACTAATAGAAAAACCTGATTGGGAAACAAAACTAAAACAACTTACTGATCCAGCAAAACGCTGGGATGTTTTAATTGAAGCAGGAGATTGGCAGTTAGAAGAAGATTATGAGTCTGATAGTAATGCAACTTTAGAAAAAACTAAACAATATTATTTAGAAGCTTTTGAAATTGCTAAAGGATTTGGACTAAAAGATCCACGCTATTTAGAAAGCTTAAATAGATTAGCAGGAGTTTTACCAGAGAAAGAGGTAAAAGATTACTATTTACAAGCACTTAACCAAATGGAAAAAGGCTTTGATAAAAATGATATTCAAATAGCTAGTTTGTTAGAAAGACTTGCATTTTTGCCTAAGAAGCGTTCAGATGAAGAAATCCAATACTTAGAACGAGCTTTAGAGATAAGAAATAATAACTTATCAACCACAAACAACGATATAGATTCCTTATTATACTTAATAGTTAGTAATAGTATTTCCTTAGCTGATTTTTATATAGAGAAAAAAGATAGCGACAAGGCAGAAAAACTACTAATAAAAACTATAGAATTTTGTGAATCAAACAAAAAACTTAAAAATCGAAGTATAAGTGTTTTAGAAAAATTATCAGATATTTACCTAAAAGAAGGCTTAACTTCAAAAGCAAGGCTTATATTAACAGAGAAATATAATAAATTAGCTTCGCTTCCAGACACAAAACAAGAACTTTATTTCAGCACATTAATTAACAATATAGCTTGGATTTGTATATTAGAAAAAGATTTTGAAACAGCTAATAAATTATTTGAAAAAAAATTAGCTTTAGAAACAAGTAGGTTTGAAATAAATCAGCTTGGACTAGTACCTTGGTTTTTAAGTAGGCTTTATGGGACTGATAAACAAATCAAAGTTACTTTTCTACCTCATTTGTTAGATATTTGCTATCTAAAAATCCAAGAAGGAAAATTAGATTTAGCACAAGAAACTTTTAGACAAATTGAAGAAATACTTAAAGCTAATAAATTTCAAAACCTAGAACAATATGCTAAATCTATTGATCAAAAAGCTAAGTTTTCTGCTAAATTTGCCAAGGAGAAATTATTAACTGAGGGAAATAATGAAGAACTGGAGATTGAAGAAGAGTTAACAGAAAAAGAGAGTGGATTATCAGAAGAACTAAAAGAACTAAAAGAACTAAAAGAACTAAAAGAACTAAAAGAACTAGAAGAACTAAAAGAACTAGAAAAACTAGAAAAACTAGATTTGTTAGATCCTATTTTGGTTGAAGCTAGGCAAAAAGATTGGCGGCTTCATCGTGATTTAGCTCATAAAGAGGTTTTTGATAAATTACTTAAATAACAACTAATTAGAATATTGGACGACCTTTACCACAAACAATTAAGAGTAGTCCTACTATTAAGGAAGAAAAATATATTCCACAAGTAAGCCAGAAATCTTGCATAAACATTTGTGCGTAGGGAAGAAAATAAATATGAACACCAAATATTAGTAAAGCTCCAAAAACTTGCAAGACTCCAGCATCATTAGGATGACTGATACAATGCCAAGCTTGGTTTTTTAGGCGTTTGGCTATTTTGGAGCATCGCTTACAATCGCCAGTCTGAGGATTAAAAAGATCCGACTGATGGCAAATCTCGCAACGCGTGGGTAAGTTTTCTTGTAGAATCCTAAGTTTTGGCATATTGAAAATTATATGCCAATCTTTTTAACAGTAAATAAGGTTTATTAAGAAAAAAAATTTATTTTAGATTATTTTAGATTATTGCTAGGAAGAACGTTGTTTTTGCCATTGATCAAAAGCTGACCAAGCTCCTTCATCGCCGTGCCATTGACCTTGTGTAGCAGCTTTTGAATATTCCGTTGCGCGAGCTTCAAAAAAGTTAGCATGCTCAACACCATTTAATATTTGAAGTAGCCAAGGCAACGGATGAGGCTGGACTTGCTTATATTCGTTATTTTCTCTAGCAAAATATCCATAAACAGGCTGAAGTTTTAGCTGAGTTAATCGCCAATCACAAATATAGCGAATATAGTTTTTTACTTCCTGAGCAGACATTTTTTCTACTTGTCCATCTCCTAAAGAAAAAGCTAAATCTACAAACTGTTCTTCAAGTGTCACCATTGTTTTAGCAACATCTATAATGTCATCTGCTACAGCTTTAGTTACTACGCCAGTTTGCCTATTCCATTCATGAAAGAGCTTAATTATTCCTTCACAATGCAGACTTTCATCCCGAACAGACCAGGAAACAATTTGCCCCATCCCTTTCATTTTATTTTGACGAGGAAAATTAAGTAACATTGCAAAACTAGCAAAAAGTGCCATTCCTTCAGTAAATGCACCAAACATAGCTAATGTACGTGCTACATCTGCACAGGTATTTACTCCAAATGTGTGCATGTAGTCTACCTTAGCTCGCATTGCTGCATAATCACGAAAAGCTTCAAATTCTGTTTTAGGCATTCCTAAAGTTTTAAGTAGCATTGCATAAGCGTCTATATGGACAGTTTCCATATTACTAAAAGCAGCCATCATCATTTGGACTTCTAGCGGTTGGAAAATACGCATATAGCGTTTCATATAGTTATCACCCACTTCAACATCTGATTGGGTAAAAAAGCGGAAAATTTGGGTAAGTAAATTACGTTCTACTTCGCTAATGGTGTCAGATTGCCAGTCTTTTAAGTCTTCACCTAGTGGGACTTCTTCGCCCATCCAATGAATTTGTTGTTGCCGTTTCCAACACTCATAAGCCCAAGGATAACGATCTACATCATAACTTCCTGTAGATTCTAGTAAATCTATGGTTTTTGTTCCTATAAGCAAAAGAGGATTAGAATTAGCAATGTCCATATTAGATTGACTGACAGCAGTGTTATACATAGCGAAGACACTTAACCCTTTTTTTATCGATTGGTTATTTAATATTAAAGATTTATTTAAGTTTTATTTATTTAAGCTTTATTGGCAAGAAAGGCACTCCTCATAATTGGTGGAGTTTGTTTTAATATCTGTTGCCTTAACATTTTCTACACCAGCAAATGCTGCCCGTTGGACAGACTTTGAACGACAGTAATAAAGACTTTTTACTCCTCGTTCCCAAGCTAACCAATGAAGCATTAATAAATCCCATTTATGAATATCACCGGGAAGAAATATATTAAGTGATTGACCTTGACAAATAAATGGGGCGCGATCACTAGCTAGTTCTATTACCCAACGTTGATCAATTTCAAAGGCTGTACGGAAAATAGATTTTTCATCATCTGTAAGCTCATTAAGATGTGCTACAGAGCCTTCATTAGCTAGTATTGATTGCCATGTAGCTTCATTATTTATGCTACGTTTAGATAAAAGTTTTTCTAGGTAAGGATTTTTAACTACAAAGGAACCACATAAAGTTTTATGTGTATAAATATTGGCCGGAATTGGCTCTATACCCGCACTTGTGCCACCGCAAATAATGCTTATAGAAGCAGTTGGAGCAATTGCTAGTTTATAACTAAAACGGGCTTTAACTCCTCGGTCTTCAGCATCCAAACAAGAACCACGCTCATCAGCAAGACGAGTTGAAGCTAAATTAGCTTGTTCTCGAATATGACGAAACATCTTTATATTGATAGACTTAGCTGTTACGCTTTCAAAGGCAACGCCTTTTGATTGAAAGAAAGAATGGAGTCCCATAAGTCCAAGTCCAACAGCACGTTCCCGATGTGCAGAATACTTAGCCTTATTCATTTGCTCTGGAGCAGAATCTATATAAGTTTGTAGCACATTGTCTAAAAATCGAAATACATCTTCAATAAATAGAGGGTCTTTATTCCACTCATCCCATTTTTCTGCATTAAGTGAAGATAAACAACAAACAGCAGTACGCTCTTGGTTTTTATGATCAACACCTGTAGGAAGAAGTATCTCGCTACAAAGATTAGACATAGTTACTTTTAAGCCTAAATCTTGATGATGTTTAGCAATACTTTTATTTACTGTATCAATAAAGATTAAGTAAGGTTCTCCGGTTTGTAAACGGGTTTCTAAAATCTTTTGCCAAAGTTGACGTGCATTAACTTGCCTAATTACTTCACCTGTCCTTGGACTACGTAAATTAAACGTCTTATCATCTCAGACAGCAATCATAAATTCGTCTGTAATATTAATACCATGATGAAGGTTTAAGCTTTTTCGGTTAAAGTCTCCAGAGGGTTTACGAATTTCTAAAAATTCTTCAATTTCAGGATGATGAATATCTAAATAAACGGCTGCTGAACCTCGTCTAAGAGAGCCTTGGCTAATTGCTAGGGTCAAGGAATCCATTACACGAATAAAAGGCATAATACCTGAAGTTTTGCCTGCTTTACCAATTGCCTCACCTATAGAACGAACATTTCCCCAGTAAGTGCCGATACCACCGCCATTTGAGGCTAGCCAAACATTTTCATTCCAAGTATCTACAATGGCTTTAAGGCTGTCACCAACAGAGTTAAGAAAACAAGAAATTGGCATTCCTCTTTCCGCACCACCATTAGAAAGTATTGGCGTAGCAGGCATAAACCAAAGTTTTGAAATATAATCATAAAGGCGTTGTGCGTGATTTTGGTCATCAGCAAAAGCGGCAGCAACACGGGCAAACATGTCTTGGTAGCTTTCATTTTCTAAAACATAGCGGTCTGTTAGAGTAGCTTTACCAAAATCTGTTAATAAATTATCGCGCTCAGAGTCTATTTTTATTGCTTCTTTATGTACACTCTTGCGCCACCATGCCCCAGACTTATCAGTTTTTGATTTAGTATCTGGCTTAACAATATCAATACCAGTAGCTAAAAATGTGGGAGTATTGCTATCAAAATCTATCTGTTGACTATTGTAGCTTAGATCAAAATCAAAAGAAGCCATAACATTTCCTTGCTGTTTTATTATGATAGTAGTTTTAAGTAGATATTCTTTTCAGTCACTATATGTTGTTGGCATATAGCTTGAGGACACTAGATATAATATTTATCGAAGAAAAAAGCAACAATTTTTGGATAGAGTTTTTGCTAAATAATTAAAATTATAAGGGACTATTTTTTTATTTTTCTAGTAATATTGCTTATTATGCCATTGCTTAAATCTTTAGCTAAGTATCTAGTTAGATATCTAACAAAAACTATTTTGGGGTTTTCTTAAGGCTAATATTTATTAACTTAGTAAGTATATTGCTTAGTTGTTTGGTACTAGCACAAAGTAAAGAAACTGATCTTAATTTTGTGTCTTTAACAACAAAAATGGATTAGCACAAAATATTGCATTTTTGTAGGAGGCAAAATAAATGGAAAGGTTGTTTTTTTGGATAGCTACAAATAGAGGTAAAGGAAGTTTTTTATATTTGGTTAACAACAAACAATATTTGCCTTTTGCCAAGCGAAACAGGCAAATATTTAATTATGGACAATTCTAATACAAAATGATCTAAATCAAAAACTTAAGAAATATTATTGTTTAAAACACTTAGAAATAGCTCTGATATATCTGAGCTATTAATCTTACTGTTTAGTACAGCGTAACTTAAAAATTTTAGTATTTTGATCTTAAACCCTGAAAGGCCGACATAGTCTTTTACTGCTAAGAAAAAACTCTGTCGCTTTGCAGCTTTGAACTAGGGTTAATATTATAGTCTAGGGCGCAAGCCCTATATATCTATTGCCCCGCTAGGGCTTAAGATTCAAGGTGCTACTATTTTATTTATGTTACGCTGCATCAAGTTTTTAAGTGGTTAATTAATCAGGCAATCTAGTATCATTACGATGGTCATCAGCCGTAGTAATGCCAGATTTAATAGAATATTTAACTAATGCTGGTAAGTCATGAATATTAAGTTTTAGCATAATACGTGCGCGATGAGCTTCAACTGTACGACGAGAAAGCCCTAAAATTTGACCTACTTCTTCATTAGCATATCCATCCACAAGTAATTTAAGCACTTGACGTTCCCGTTCAGTGAGTGATGGTTGTTTATTAGTTGTTCTAGCCATTAATTGTCTCCCTATCTTTTTGGCGTTCTTAAAATAAAGAATATTGTTTGATTAAGTAAAAAATATAGTCAATAAACGAAAAATTACTAGTTAATAACCTTAAGCTTTAGAATAATTAAGGTACTAACAGAGACATAATAACGGCATATTGCTACTTACGTCAAGTAAAGTAAATAGATAAATTAATATAAAATAGGATTTTATTTATTTAAGATAAGTAAAATAACTAGTTGTTAATAGCTTAATCTAGTAATGTTTAATAATCATTATAGTAGTATCGTCAACTGGAAGACATTGACCTATAAATTGGGTAATAGCCTCATCAACACGGTCACGAAGTTGTGAAGCAGTTCTAGCACGATAACGGCGAACTACTTCTATTAAACGCTGTTCACCAAATTCTTCATCTATTTCGTTAACACTGTCAGTAATTCCATCACTATAAATAACTAGTACATCTCCAGGCTGCATTACTAAGTAGTTTTCTTCATAAGTAATAGAATCAACAATTCCTATAGGCAATCCTCCAGACTCTAATAATCTATAACTACCATCATTAGAAACTAATATGGGAGGATTATGACCAGCATTAGAATAAAACAGTTGATTAGTAATAGGATCTAGTTCAGCACAAAAAAGAGTTAAAAATTTATTTTCTGGTGAACTCTCAAAAATATAATTATTAATTTCTGTAACAATTTGGGCTGTTTTAAGAGGAGTTTGGGCCTGTGCATGTAGCGCAGCATGTAAGCTAGACATCATAAGTGCTGCACCCATACCTTTACCTGAAACATCTCCTAAAGCTAAAAGAGTGCGTCCATTTTTACGTTTAATA
Coding sequences within:
- a CDS encoding YwbE family protein, whose protein sequence is MRNQQNKEITPGLKVNIVLKQDQRTGKTTQGIVKDILTKSAYHPHGIKVRIQTGEVGRVKEIID
- a CDS encoding ribonucleotide-diphosphate reductase subunit beta; the protein is MDIANSNPLLLIGTKTIDLLESTGSYDVDRYPWAYECWKRQQQIHWMGEEVPLGEDLKDWQSDTISEVERNLLTQIFRFFTQSDVEVGDNYMKRYMRIFQPLEVQMMMAAFSNMETVHIDAYAMLLKTLGMPKTEFEAFRDYAAMRAKVDYMHTFGVNTCADVARTLAMFGAFTEGMALFASFAMLLNFPRQNKMKGMGQIVSWSVRDESLHCEGIIKLFHEWNRQTGVVTKAVADDIIDVAKTMVTLEEQFVDLAFSLGDGQVEKMSAQEVKNYIRYICDWRLTQLKLQPVYGYFARENNEYKQVQPHPLPWLLQILNGVEHANFFEARATEYSKAATQGQWHGDEGAWSAFDQWQKQRSS
- a CDS encoding tetratricopeptide repeat protein encodes the protein MDVYSQSTNKQSKQSKNKPSKPPQPKVISATGVVIDNPADKVANNTEEEIDFKLVEALSLLKQGRVQKETGQYQPSIQTFLQAITTKVEISDKVRPELADAYYRLAIAQREEGLLNEAIISFRKVLEHQNNLAEQIALTKQIESEVATTYHRIGLREAKAERYREAISAYKDAFNINQEPQIKIEIADSYHRIGLSDLKSGNYTQAIDSFNKSLEFSPNSAKVFFSLAQAYEQKGDISQAMDYYRQAIQVKNDFAEAHFALGKNYQRLNLATEAVATLTTATKNNEAYPEAYYHLGLNFLTLNKTNEAISAFSKAIQLKPELAEAHYQLGATHTRLGDFTKAVDPLNKAIKIKPNYPEAEFLLGIAYYRLEKFDAAAPLLKKIVSLFPDRLEAYQYLANSYLSLKDYSSAITILEKIRSLSPDDKDNVYKLGNSYFQTSKYEESIAAYETLSDNNNYPDLQYKISQGYLKLNTPEATKKGNNLLSMVLTKAKTSFNEGKKLEKQKNYLAAINSYKQATSIYPDYVDAIYRLSFCYFLAGDNANGKLQYEELLQKAGKKIKRK
- a CDS encoding site-2 protease family protein, whose translation is MWFIEIIAYIAALFFLVKGLQYAIVWARLMQRRNQLPYNECVDSSQVPENLNPIWAQTHKALDSLGFQYAYSQKATQTNKVAFYQIYVHPNIPAFASVSSTLLPGWIRSFDVIFTSIFDNGKTMITTDCLDNITLPLPKNFQTNTYYFADLSKQWLVHQQWINQIRQKEDTEAIYCTVEEFLQNQNSFAKEALSYQIENGWAVEVGSEGEWRYSAKGAAKLLAPIFYVSKKLTEISKKISKEQSKNITENKSNVSDSTSFLGESNTQAQLNADILAFEQAIADENNRVKWGWVTKAGLFLVSVVVAALAFGISFSWQTVFILLGVLLIHELGHLAGMVLFGFKDTQVLFLPFLGAVTIGDKEDATPLQKLVIYLLGPVPGVIGGFVAAYIYLITFNELWYEIALISIILNYINLLPILPLDGGRVLEALVYVRFPRAQTVIYIINSLVLFLAWWLLNDKIILFLAISTIISLPVQWQFSIAASRINRLLPKEHDRKIRLQTIFQVLTAPPFIKQTWAERYLLAKKLVSHFSNVMPTVKVMIIGGFIYLLMLGLPIYGLIGWVAVDWWSARNYTSTNTSIEEPIEKLIEKPDWETKLKQLTDPAKRWDVLIEAGDWQLEEDYESDSNATLEKTKQYYLEAFEIAKGFGLKDPRYLESLNRLAGVLPEKEVKDYYLQALNQMEKGFDKNDIQIASLLERLAFLPKKRSDEEIQYLERALEIRNNNLSTTNNDIDSLLYLIVSNSISLADFYIEKKDSDKAEKLLIKTIEFCESNKKLKNRSISVLEKLSDIYLKEGLTSKARLILTEKYNKLASLPDTKQELYFSTLINNIAWICILEKDFETANKLFEKKLALETSRFEINQLGLVPWFLSRLYGTDKQIKVTFLPHLLDICYLKIQEGKLDLAQETFRQIEEILKANKFQNLEQYAKSIDQKAKFSAKFAKEKLLTEGNNEELEIEEELTEKESGLSEELKELKELKELKELKELEELKELEKLEKLDLLDPILVEARQKDWRLHRDLAHKEVFDKLLK
- a CDS encoding helix-turn-helix transcriptional regulator, translated to MARTTNKQPSLTERERQVLKLLVDGYANEEVGQILGLSRRTVEAHRARIMLKLNIHDLPALVKYSIKSGITTADDHRNDTRLPD